Proteins co-encoded in one Kutzneria chonburiensis genomic window:
- a CDS encoding inositol polyphosphate kinase family protein, with the protein MSLMVPPDLNWVFYVIAGQAWPEGDEDAVRLLASEWDQAAALLEGASGGYSQLAGRVGDNVGGTVGNNFIDFAGPLGRSGASFATSARQIAAALRDYALNIEHAKYNILIQISVVAANILWAALDPFTAPLIPGIWAAGRDAVMEIEGSLAERLATLATELAKAAAFEASEEVAEEMLAQIIQIGQGNRDGLDIPQLLQNAALGAIGGIFAHGALGALGRADRKFHTQFTPTVYASAGVQGATQLVVGITGAVLFGGDLDDLGWSVVSGALTGAAIHSGFRAGNHFRPKDNSSGGPQSGPHGPNTVGGLDTKITTNPITVGSSGHTGTGHDQTGNGNQSGNGRTGDGPAENEDREGPAPQGDQPGHTAKDTPDPAQHSGPATGRSDSTTGGLPGFDDGARSTHPDQTQPPTGSGPALLNPNHPASRSGPAAVESNHPAATDLNHPASQSGPVATEPNRSAATDPNGPGARPDGATTDPNHPASQSGPAVVEPNHPAATDTQHAGSQPGPADTNRPASRSGPADSNRPASQTGPADPTRSASQTGPSAANRPAAQQGPAGGQSSSAEVTAKNPTPEPKIGHLPTPAPKIGWAEQFPVLDPNLAGGAAHHETVVGSNNHGLDHHQALTAPDGTSLSSESFRSPRDGNAYYTEVFHHLRAVDPDIDLDTCFQVVVQASFSIAEGDVYLSGPGGKITLGHAKELTGEPFRRATADDIVTHMENQPRGAMGVVFHAGDGTTGHFTLAYKDQRGVTNFVDVKHSSMDALHSGDTTGFMPLPWTGARPLGSSDVVLRAESTGGAGGHGGLTFRANKEIIQKPTNEPEVQTYSELRGGNPDAISEVVPPSYEVEQVEQRERDYGLVPPPRADGPEVFIDNITATMDDVKLLDIKIGRRTASKEELVQHGMSEADARKKKFKLKISDFVTGSDRRGYRVVDMTGLAESRLQAGRHSETHIQDFIPQDSPEVWHAHHDKIVQELDGVLAAAEKSDYAFIAGSVLIAVGKDRVTGEPSTKVSFIDLAHPVKKADGPSFAKYHKNLVDGMKNLIEEFQHLRPAANTVLGEGAFDFIGDPEPAERLRGAVVSSFQKYGATKEEVANHLADGARVEAAYNKITSPTERANTDQAADLVVQHLVDGQRGLRGGAPDTTVDSLLRMYRDPGLRSGDVGVMASGQRGDGFGDARSLTEFVDPNGGMARLGDRMGPMAQFVEGWARRLHTDFNSVEDKLLVSVANPNARTVAGVRTIIHDAIQRASAAHAGPGSSTVDEVMDNFVRFSPYRDSGSRTAVLLDVMKPGSLGEIERALRTGMTGEFRVHDGQKSELFDEDARALGEIGRLLGNWLALAPANALPPDVRISAEVGLRLNRGSGGVPHAVLERQGKGEILRLLRDSVSIDRDDFDRLPITWSLDHKSDNNVRARVFADADRTVDRIRDAHDLTLNYTPNSRSRFPAATERDLKLALGGFVARFLEGQGAADIRLHLGVATKSPYTQDRIDDLTSLVRNEVAKAWDALRESYGPPAFSALPTRAQEDLIGRVQIEPDPNLPRGVRLTWSPPAEVETSEPHHEVPGESAIERFPDDPAAMDAAAELLGQGDHSRAQSLLRDVRGSSPMDLDSPGGHQGFDDDLYSATPRSESPEPDSVVRRFLDDPDAMRAAQDLLGRGDDELAALAQSFRPLPAPVDPLNRFISAEVMANGTEFVPGTDGVHTFPEYLDGLGVLPPNALRPGLFVGPAALGELGRRELSMSWARRMMLRRNDDGSYRYTADQVKDASGRLEIKRDTLGRWRRAAEAELRAGPPPAAARPSREQWDELIGFRPDDGGTLAERVRDLGFSDAIDRKASWVKDLTWEWIMRYDRERIQGGRYPLGDLAMGEAIGRVSGENAAAFSRNNVHDLRHVATAWTAAPEPSADLRERFVTADPRGEPSSWTALKLVDELKAELVRRGEFHGPVFVVDGDPQIIAKYRPKWEWEWIEALARNLRARYPERGRDTIAIMLGGLASTKTVWEWVGGIVRRPADDSAPIDAGYGYPEIDLNEIDFDDLGDPGVRFDGPAGTVEDPMPLSDLVSHNDSGVRSFPGGAYFVGTDAETEIVTDAFHNGLGDPDAFTVAVHHNSEGFLVRGQRVDTAGLGRALSALEQEWSQRPRVVLLSCDVAVGDRLDELAAVLHGAGYEGEVIGPDGPVEVFSNGRIRLPEGGSFIAIGPDGGRRAVDLPGLRRPTSGPPVRSVVMSPDGDRAAKRLRTNDGHDATPPHGDGPQPFYVFAKPEDDAAGLATRVSGDAAYRQALSQDPNTPVAVVGLGESSREFAEALRGNGSYREVLAVNAQGQFERVSRLRPGDARTVELVDAAGKTYGVGFPGSEGTEQAWESNASWATVHSRRLIAERDDDGSVSSEAEEDKGVETVAGWAGTTEDGRAESLHVMLESAGGSHVVMLDDSERQLPVSNEEMAGLLLATDVFTTAQQGPVRPGVVIATDEPSAGHDPNPGLLNAMRRLAGPQHGFSYTGTVSQGSHGELEVRPGEHFTQYPLSLNDVRHVSHGSTFGFPARPADLARLQQLAGAVDAGRVRDDAWGDRKPIFVSVDGDTGHANLRLTSGQLSEQDGGQVARLLLKNPGFKEQLDQDPGRPIVLLAKNGAARNNFGGFGFDFAGALREEGYFRDIYAPPAEIGRGFESVSGWRSGDLKTTVLLSNDGTTAVQVVRSPGDDNFVAYLRGWVNHAKLEGFHDEPPVLVVGRSTVDGFAAIRRDGNMATLTNEELAHVLRDDRQLRTLMGTSPERPLMLIGVGTPIDGIDGFAQAMAPGGYSRTMHMPIGNVAFDQSGALVLAGGLRTAEPIMPTPNDFAGYPHVSQDGVVHGQFFPSRAFDILSDALNGMRYVGDAQQTYHREVPGDTVEENSPWAGQDPWLVDGHGVGLHGLNFALITGRPHVRGDVLTLTGPQAARAIYGSEIFRAAGGGDLVVLGHCESNRSAPGQFSVAYYIKRAWENDFRPVTIWGADREVLLSSEGERTVLDGGWFAEV; encoded by the coding sequence ATGAGCCTGATGGTCCCGCCCGACCTGAACTGGGTGTTCTACGTCATTGCCGGCCAGGCGTGGCCGGAGGGTGACGAGGATGCCGTGCGCCTGTTGGCGTCCGAGTGGGACCAGGCCGCCGCGTTGCTCGAGGGCGCGTCCGGGGGCTATTCCCAGTTGGCCGGGAGGGTCGGCGACAACGTCGGCGGAACCGTCGGGAACAACTTCATCGACTTCGCCGGGCCCCTCGGCCGGTCCGGCGCCTCCTTCGCCACCAGCGCCCGCCAGATCGCCGCCGCGCTGCGCGACTACGCCTTGAACATCGAGCACGCCAAGTACAACATCCTCATCCAGATCTCCGTGGTCGCCGCCAACATCCTCTGGGCGGCCCTGGATCCGTTCACCGCCCCCTTGATCCCCGGCATCTGGGCCGCCGGCCGCGATGCCGTGATGGAGATCGAGGGCTCTTTGGCCGAGCGCTTGGCCACCCTCGCCACCGAGCTCGCCAAGGCCGCCGCCTTCGAGGCGTCCGAGGAGGTCGCCGAGGAGATGCTCGCCCAGATCATCCAGATCGGCCAGGGCAACCGCGACGGTCTCGACATCCCTCAGCTGCTTCAGAACGCCGCCCTCGGTGCCATCGGCGGCATCTTCGCCCACGGGGCCCTCGGCGCTCTCGGCCGGGCCGACCGCAAGTTCCACACCCAGTTCACCCCCACCGTCTACGCCTCCGCCGGCGTCCAGGGCGCCACCCAGTTGGTCGTCGGCATTACCGGCGCCGTCCTGTTCGGCGGCGACCTCGACGACCTGGGGTGGAGCGTCGTCAGCGGCGCCCTCACCGGCGCCGCCATCCACAGCGGTTTCCGCGCCGGCAACCACTTCCGCCCCAAGGACAACTCCAGCGGCGGTCCTCAGTCCGGTCCCCACGGTCCCAACACCGTCGGCGGCCTCGACACCAAGATCACCACCAACCCGATCACCGTCGGGTCGTCCGGCCACACGGGGACAGGGCACGACCAGACCGGCAACGGGAACCAGTCTGGCAACGGCCGGACCGGCGATGGACCGGCCGAGAACGAGGATCGGGAAGGCCCCGCCCCGCAGGGAGACCAGCCTGGCCACACCGCCAAGGACACTCCCGATCCCGCCCAGCACAGCGGACCGGCAACGGGCCGGTCCGACTCGACGACCGGCGGCCTGCCCGGATTCGACGACGGTGCACGATCCACGCACCCGGACCAGACCCAACCGCCGACCGGCTCGGGCCCGGCGCTGTTGAATCCGAACCATCCTGCATCCCGGTCGGGCCCGGCCGCGGTGGAGTCGAATCACCCGGCTGCGACTGACCTGAACCACCCCGCTTCGCAGTCAGGCCCCGTTGCGACGGAGCCAAACCGCTCAGCTGCTACTGACCCGAACGGCCCCGGGGCCAGGCCGGATGGGGCGACGACCGACCCGAACCACCCCGCCTCGCAGTCGGGCCCCGCAGTGGTGGAGCCGAACCATCCAGCGGCAACCGACACGCAGCATGCGGGTTCCCAGCCAGGTCCCGCCGATACCAACCGCCCCGCATCTCGGTCGGGTCCCGCCGATAGCAATCGCCCGGCATCTCAGACAGGCCCCGCTGATCCGACCCGGTCGGCCTCTCAAACGGGGCCGAGCGCCGCCAATCGCCCGGCCGCACAGCAGGGGCCCGCCGGTGGCCAATCATCATCCGCGGAGGTCACGGCCAAGAATCCGACCCCGGAGCCGAAGATCGGACACCTGCCAACCCCGGCGCCGAAGATCGGTTGGGCCGAGCAGTTCCCGGTGCTGGACCCGAACCTCGCCGGCGGGGCGGCTCACCATGAAACCGTGGTCGGGTCGAACAACCACGGCCTTGACCACCACCAGGCGCTGACCGCGCCGGACGGCACCTCGTTGTCGTCGGAGAGCTTCCGCTCGCCGCGCGACGGAAACGCTTACTACACCGAGGTCTTCCACCATTTGCGGGCCGTTGATCCCGACATCGACCTCGACACCTGCTTCCAGGTCGTCGTGCAGGCGTCGTTCTCGATCGCCGAGGGCGACGTCTACCTGTCCGGCCCCGGCGGCAAGATCACCCTGGGACACGCCAAGGAGCTGACCGGGGAGCCGTTCCGTCGCGCGACCGCCGACGACATCGTGACGCACATGGAGAACCAGCCGCGCGGGGCGATGGGGGTCGTGTTCCACGCCGGCGACGGCACAACGGGACATTTCACGTTGGCCTACAAGGATCAGCGCGGGGTGACCAACTTCGTCGACGTGAAGCACTCGTCGATGGACGCGCTGCACAGCGGCGACACGACCGGGTTCATGCCGCTGCCCTGGACGGGTGCGCGGCCGCTGGGGTCGTCGGACGTGGTGTTGCGGGCGGAGTCGACCGGCGGGGCCGGCGGCCACGGCGGCCTGACCTTCCGGGCCAACAAGGAGATCATCCAGAAGCCGACCAACGAGCCCGAGGTGCAGACGTACTCGGAGCTGCGCGGCGGGAATCCGGACGCCATCAGCGAGGTGGTGCCGCCGTCGTACGAGGTCGAGCAGGTCGAGCAGCGGGAACGCGACTACGGGCTGGTGCCGCCGCCGCGGGCGGACGGCCCGGAGGTGTTCATCGACAACATCACCGCGACCATGGACGACGTGAAGCTGCTCGACATCAAGATCGGGCGGCGCACCGCCAGCAAGGAAGAGCTGGTGCAGCACGGCATGTCCGAGGCCGACGCGCGCAAGAAGAAGTTCAAGCTGAAGATCAGCGACTTCGTCACCGGTTCGGACCGGCGCGGCTACCGCGTGGTGGACATGACCGGGCTCGCCGAGTCCCGCCTTCAGGCCGGCCGGCATTCCGAGACCCACATCCAGGACTTCATCCCGCAGGACTCGCCCGAGGTCTGGCACGCGCACCACGACAAGATCGTCCAGGAGTTGGACGGGGTACTGGCCGCGGCGGAGAAGTCCGACTACGCGTTCATCGCGGGCAGCGTGCTGATCGCCGTCGGCAAGGACCGCGTCACCGGCGAGCCGTCAACCAAGGTCTCCTTCATCGACCTGGCCCACCCGGTCAAGAAGGCCGACGGTCCGTCATTTGCCAAGTACCACAAGAACCTCGTCGACGGCATGAAGAACCTGATCGAGGAGTTCCAGCACCTGCGCCCGGCGGCGAACACTGTCCTCGGCGAGGGCGCGTTCGACTTCATCGGCGACCCCGAGCCCGCGGAACGGCTGCGCGGCGCGGTGGTCTCGTCGTTCCAGAAGTACGGGGCCACCAAGGAAGAAGTGGCCAACCACCTGGCCGACGGCGCACGGGTCGAGGCGGCCTACAACAAAATCACGTCGCCGACGGAACGGGCCAACACGGACCAGGCGGCGGATCTCGTTGTGCAGCACCTGGTCGACGGTCAACGTGGTTTGCGCGGCGGCGCGCCCGATACGACGGTCGATTCGTTGTTGCGGATGTACCGCGATCCCGGTTTGCGTAGCGGCGATGTAGGGGTGATGGCGTCCGGTCAGCGCGGCGACGGTTTCGGCGATGCACGATCGCTGACCGAGTTCGTCGACCCGAACGGTGGAATGGCGCGGCTGGGCGACCGGATGGGCCCGATGGCGCAGTTCGTCGAGGGCTGGGCTCGTCGGCTGCACACCGACTTCAACTCGGTCGAGGACAAGTTGTTGGTGAGCGTGGCCAATCCGAATGCCCGGACGGTCGCCGGCGTGCGGACGATCATCCACGACGCGATACAACGAGCATCGGCCGCTCATGCTGGGCCAGGTTCATCCACAGTAGACGAAGTGATGGACAACTTCGTGCGGTTCTCCCCTTATCGCGACTCGGGATCGCGTACCGCCGTGCTGCTGGACGTGATGAAACCGGGGTCGCTCGGGGAGATCGAACGGGCGCTGCGCACCGGCATGACCGGCGAATTCCGTGTCCACGACGGGCAGAAGTCCGAGCTGTTCGACGAAGACGCGCGCGCACTGGGCGAGATCGGGCGACTGCTGGGAAACTGGCTTGCCCTGGCGCCGGCGAACGCACTGCCGCCGGACGTGCGGATCTCCGCGGAAGTCGGGTTGCGGCTGAATCGCGGCAGCGGAGGCGTTCCGCACGCCGTCCTCGAGCGGCAGGGCAAGGGCGAGATCCTGCGGCTGCTACGGGACAGCGTCAGCATCGACCGGGACGACTTCGATCGGCTGCCGATCACGTGGTCCCTTGACCACAAGTCCGACAACAACGTGCGGGCTCGGGTGTTCGCCGATGCCGATCGCACCGTTGACCGCATTCGGGATGCGCATGACCTGACGCTGAACTACACGCCGAACAGCCGATCCCGGTTCCCGGCCGCGACCGAGCGGGACCTGAAGTTGGCGCTGGGCGGGTTCGTCGCGCGTTTCCTCGAGGGGCAGGGCGCCGCGGACATCAGGCTGCACCTCGGCGTCGCCACGAAGAGCCCGTACACCCAGGACCGCATCGACGACCTCACTTCCTTGGTACGCAACGAGGTGGCCAAGGCCTGGGACGCACTGCGGGAGTCATACGGGCCGCCGGCGTTCAGCGCGCTGCCGACCAGGGCCCAGGAGGACCTGATCGGCCGGGTGCAGATCGAGCCGGACCCGAATCTGCCCCGCGGCGTACGGTTGACCTGGTCCCCGCCCGCCGAGGTGGAGACCTCGGAGCCGCACCACGAAGTGCCTGGGGAATCGGCGATCGAGCGGTTCCCCGATGACCCGGCGGCAATGGACGCGGCGGCCGAGTTGCTCGGGCAGGGCGACCATTCCAGGGCGCAGTCACTGTTGCGGGACGTGCGGGGCAGCAGTCCGATGGACCTGGACAGTCCCGGCGGCCACCAGGGCTTCGACGACGACCTGTATTCCGCCACGCCCCGGTCGGAGTCGCCGGAACCCGATTCCGTAGTCCGGCGATTCCTCGACGATCCGGACGCGATGCGCGCGGCGCAGGACCTGCTCGGTCGGGGCGACGACGAGCTGGCCGCGTTGGCGCAGTCGTTCCGGCCGCTGCCGGCCCCGGTCGATCCACTCAACCGGTTCATCTCCGCCGAGGTGATGGCGAACGGCACGGAGTTCGTGCCCGGCACGGACGGCGTGCACACGTTCCCGGAGTACCTCGACGGACTTGGTGTGCTGCCGCCGAACGCGTTGCGGCCCGGGCTCTTTGTCGGGCCGGCGGCGCTGGGGGAGTTGGGCCGGCGGGAGCTGTCGATGTCGTGGGCCCGTCGGATGATGCTGCGCCGGAACGACGACGGTAGCTACCGTTACACGGCCGACCAGGTCAAGGACGCTTCCGGGCGACTTGAGATCAAGCGGGACACGCTGGGCCGCTGGCGCCGCGCGGCCGAGGCCGAGCTGAGGGCCGGCCCGCCCCCGGCGGCGGCCCGGCCGTCGCGGGAGCAGTGGGACGAGCTGATCGGTTTCCGTCCGGACGACGGCGGGACGCTGGCCGAGCGGGTACGCGATCTCGGCTTCTCGGACGCGATCGACCGGAAAGCGAGCTGGGTCAAGGACCTGACCTGGGAATGGATCATGCGGTACGACCGCGAACGCATCCAGGGCGGCCGGTATCCCCTCGGCGACCTCGCGATGGGCGAGGCGATCGGTCGTGTCTCCGGCGAGAACGCCGCCGCGTTCAGCCGTAACAACGTGCACGACTTGCGGCACGTGGCCACTGCGTGGACCGCGGCGCCGGAGCCGTCGGCCGATCTGCGCGAGCGGTTCGTGACGGCGGATCCCCGTGGTGAGCCGTCCTCCTGGACGGCACTGAAGCTGGTCGACGAGCTGAAGGCGGAACTGGTCCGCCGCGGCGAGTTCCACGGTCCCGTGTTCGTGGTCGACGGGGACCCCCAGATCATCGCCAAGTACCGGCCCAAGTGGGAATGGGAATGGATCGAGGCGTTGGCCCGCAATCTCAGGGCCAGGTATCCCGAGCGGGGCCGCGACACCATCGCCATCATGCTCGGCGGCCTGGCCAGCACCAAGACCGTCTGGGAGTGGGTCGGCGGGATCGTGCGGCGACCGGCCGACGACTCGGCCCCGATCGATGCCGGCTACGGCTACCCGGAAATCGACCTCAACGAGATCGACTTCGACGATCTCGGCGATCCGGGCGTGCGGTTCGACGGCCCGGCGGGGACTGTGGAAGACCCGATGCCATTGAGTGACCTGGTGTCGCACAACGACTCTGGCGTCCGGTCGTTCCCTGGCGGTGCGTACTTCGTCGGCACCGACGCGGAGACCGAGATCGTGACCGACGCGTTCCACAATGGACTCGGCGATCCGGACGCGTTTACGGTGGCGGTGCACCACAACAGCGAGGGGTTCCTGGTCCGCGGGCAGCGGGTCGACACGGCAGGACTGGGCCGCGCGCTCTCGGCCCTGGAGCAGGAATGGTCGCAGCGGCCGAGGGTGGTGCTGCTCAGCTGCGACGTCGCGGTCGGTGATCGGCTGGACGAGCTGGCGGCGGTGCTGCACGGGGCGGGCTACGAAGGTGAGGTCATCGGCCCGGACGGGCCCGTGGAGGTCTTCTCGAACGGCCGGATCCGCTTGCCGGAAGGCGGTTCGTTCATCGCCATCGGGCCTGACGGCGGCCGCCGCGCAGTCGATCTGCCCGGCCTGCGCCGCCCGACGAGTGGGCCGCCGGTGCGCTCGGTGGTGATGAGTCCCGACGGTGATCGGGCGGCGAAACGGTTGCGCACCAACGATGGCCATGACGCGACGCCGCCCCACGGTGATGGCCCGCAACCGTTCTACGTCTTCGCCAAGCCAGAGGACGACGCTGCCGGGCTGGCGACGCGAGTGTCCGGTGATGCGGCCTATCGCCAGGCCCTGTCGCAGGACCCGAATACGCCGGTCGCGGTGGTCGGCCTGGGCGAATCCAGCCGCGAGTTCGCCGAGGCGTTGCGGGGCAACGGTTCCTACCGCGAGGTGCTGGCCGTGAACGCGCAGGGCCAGTTCGAGCGGGTTTCCCGACTCCGCCCGGGTGACGCCCGTACGGTCGAGCTGGTCGACGCGGCCGGCAAGACCTACGGTGTCGGTTTCCCCGGTTCAGAAGGCACCGAGCAGGCGTGGGAGTCCAACGCGAGCTGGGCGACAGTGCACTCTCGCCGGCTGATCGCGGAGCGCGACGACGACGGTTCGGTCAGCTCCGAGGCGGAGGAGGACAAGGGCGTCGAGACGGTCGCGGGCTGGGCCGGCACGACCGAGGACGGCCGCGCCGAGTCGCTGCACGTGATGCTGGAATCGGCCGGCGGCAGCCATGTCGTCATGCTCGACGACAGCGAACGGCAGCTCCCGGTCAGCAACGAGGAGATGGCCGGTCTGCTCCTGGCCACCGACGTTTTCACGACGGCGCAACAAGGACCGGTACGGCCGGGCGTCGTCATCGCCACGGACGAGCCCAGCGCGGGCCATGACCCGAACCCTGGCCTGCTCAACGCGATGCGCCGACTGGCCGGCCCACAACACGGCTTCTCCTACACGGGAACGGTATCGCAGGGATCGCACGGCGAACTGGAAGTCCGGCCGGGGGAGCACTTCACGCAGTATCCGTTGTCCCTCAACGATGTCAGGCACGTCTCGCACGGATCGACGTTCGGCTTCCCGGCCAGGCCGGCCGACCTCGCGCGGCTCCAGCAGCTCGCCGGCGCGGTCGACGCCGGCCGGGTCCGTGATGACGCCTGGGGTGACCGAAAACCGATCTTCGTCTCGGTCGACGGCGACACCGGCCACGCCAACCTGCGCCTGACCTCCGGTCAGCTGTCCGAACAGGACGGTGGCCAGGTCGCCCGGCTGCTGCTGAAGAACCCCGGCTTCAAGGAACAATTAGACCAGGACCCCGGTCGCCCGATCGTGCTACTGGCGAAGAACGGCGCGGCGCGCAACAACTTTGGTGGATTCGGCTTCGACTTCGCCGGCGCACTGCGCGAGGAAGGCTACTTCCGGGACATCTACGCGCCGCCGGCCGAGATCGGTCGAGGCTTCGAGTCGGTGTCCGGCTGGCGGTCTGGTGATCTCAAGACGACCGTGCTGCTCAGCAACGACGGCACGACCGCGGTCCAGGTCGTGCGCTCGCCGGGGGACGACAACTTCGTCGCGTACCTGCGGGGCTGGGTCAACCACGCCAAGCTGGAAGGCTTTCACGACGAGCCACCGGTGCTCGTCGTCGGTCGGTCCACTGTGGATGGATTTGCGGCCATTCGCCGAGACGGCAACATGGCCACGCTGACCAACGAAGAACTGGCCCACGTCCTGCGAGACGACCGGCAGCTACGCACGCTCATGGGTACGTCCCCCGAACGCCCGCTGATGCTGATCGGCGTCGGCACGCCGATCGACGGCATCGACGGCTTCGCCCAGGCAATGGCCCCGGGCGGCTACTCCCGCACGATGCACATGCCGATCGGCAACGTTGCCTTCGACCAGTCCGGAGCCCTCGTCCTCGCCGGTGGGCTGCGCACGGCCGAGCCGATCATGCCAACCCCCAACGACTTCGCCGGCTATCCGCACGTCAGCCAGGATGGCGTCGTACACGGGCAGTTCTTCCCCAGCCGAGCCTTCGACATCCTGTCCGACGCGCTGAACGGCATGCGTTACGTCGGCGACGCCCAGCAGACCTACCACCGTGAGGTCCCCGGCGACACCGTCGAGGAGAATTCCCCGTGGGCCGGCCAGGATCCGTGGCTGGTCGACGGACACGGCGTCGGCCTGCACGGCCTCAACTTCGCCCTCATCACCGGTCGGCCGCACGTCCGTGGTGACGTGCTGACGTTGACCGGGCCGCAGGCCGCGCGGGCCATCTACGGCAGCGAGATCTTCCGTGCTGCCGGCGGTGGCGACCTGGTCGTGCTCGGCCACTGCGAGAGCAACCGGTCCGCGCCCGGCCAGTTCTCCGTCGCGTACTACATCAAACGGGCCTGGGAGAACGACTTCCGCCCGGTCACCATCTGGGGTGCCGACCGCGAGGTCCTGCTCAGCTCGGAAGGCGAGCGGACGGTGCTGGACGGCGGCTGGTTCGCCGAGGTATGA
- a CDS encoding type VII secretion system-associated protein, with translation MDTQDFFLLMDPSWNPDRGTPPAEAVVGLWPVEDGTVGKFRSNPQYVATDGNSPSDPLDAVLRLALRGRAEARHIQLMLRDSLFDLAMNGDGRPLVTTSPDDVPCVVVASGEPHGQRVSAPRWRRVDLGDLVVLLADGVDVLFNPGGPASVRLTGDFLRETMMLGDDLVAEGFPDNSAARARRRPAADNFSLMSLAHREKD, from the coding sequence ATGGATACTCAGGACTTCTTCCTACTGATGGACCCGTCCTGGAACCCCGACCGTGGCACACCGCCGGCCGAGGCGGTCGTCGGGCTGTGGCCGGTGGAGGACGGCACGGTCGGCAAGTTCCGGTCCAATCCACAGTACGTTGCCACGGACGGGAATTCGCCGTCGGATCCGCTGGACGCGGTGCTACGCCTTGCCTTGCGCGGCCGGGCCGAGGCCCGTCACATCCAACTGATGCTCCGCGACTCCCTGTTCGACCTGGCCATGAACGGCGACGGCCGCCCGCTGGTCACGACGTCCCCGGACGACGTGCCGTGCGTGGTGGTGGCCAGCGGCGAGCCGCACGGACAGCGGGTCAGTGCGCCGCGCTGGCGGCGCGTCGATCTGGGCGACCTGGTGGTACTGCTGGCCGACGGCGTGGACGTGCTGTTCAATCCGGGCGGCCCGGCCTCGGTCCGGCTCACCGGCGATTTCCTGCGCGAGACCATGATGCTCGGCGACGATCTTGTTGCTGAGGGGTTTCCCGACAACTCGGCGGCCCGGGCTCGGCGACGGCCCGCTGCCGACAACTTCTCCCTAATGTCGTTGGCACACCGGGAAAAGGACTGA
- a CDS encoding response regulator transcription factor, with translation MIPSRPAPAVTVAVHAADPLSAYGTAGLLDGEHRLRVVADAAEAEVVVIVEETGEDATYSWVRAIRELSPAPRCVLVTDDYRAVSPLIAVECGVAAVLPREGLQPARLVHAVLAVHSGVAFLPPAMQGELLTELARMRRDVLEPNGLTMTGLGARERDVLRLLADGMGTDEIAATLSYSERTVKYVLHGMMTRYHLTTRAHAVAYALRAGVV, from the coding sequence ATGATTCCGTCGCGCCCCGCACCCGCTGTCACTGTCGCCGTGCACGCCGCCGATCCACTGAGTGCATACGGCACCGCCGGCCTGCTCGACGGCGAGCACCGCCTGCGCGTGGTCGCCGACGCGGCCGAGGCGGAGGTCGTCGTCATCGTCGAGGAGACCGGCGAGGACGCCACGTACTCGTGGGTCCGCGCGATCCGCGAGCTGTCGCCGGCGCCGCGCTGTGTGCTCGTCACCGACGACTACCGCGCGGTGAGCCCGCTGATCGCCGTGGAGTGCGGGGTGGCGGCGGTACTGCCGCGCGAGGGCCTTCAGCCGGCGCGGCTGGTGCACGCCGTCCTCGCCGTGCACAGCGGCGTGGCGTTCCTGCCGCCGGCCATGCAGGGCGAGTTGCTCACCGAGCTTGCCCGCATGCGCCGTGACGTGCTCGAGCCCAACGGGCTGACCATGACCGGGCTCGGCGCCCGTGAGCGCGACGTGCTGCGGCTGCTGGCCGACGGCATGGGCACCGACGAGATCGCCGCCACGCTGTCGTACTCGGAGCGGACCGTGAAGTACGTGCTGCACGGCATGATGACCCGCTACCACCTCACCACGCGGGCCCACGCCGTCGCCTATGCGCTGCGCGCCGGCGTCGTATAG
- a CDS encoding helix-turn-helix transcriptional regulator — translation MQRFRVAVQASDPISHTGITRYLASRPQVRLVAPAEADVVVLAPARLDPQSLAPRRRAARPAILVTNRIGESDLVNLVESRISAVLPRVAATDHRLLDAIASVTARQGAAPDDLLAELVARAEHLRHEVLEARGLRIGDLAPREVDVLRLMADGLDTAEIAEKLCYSQRTVKNIIHGVNSRLGLRNRQHAVAFAMRTGVI, via the coding sequence ATGCAGCGTTTCCGCGTGGCCGTGCAGGCTTCCGACCCGATCAGCCACACCGGGATCACCCGCTACCTGGCGTCCCGGCCGCAGGTGCGGCTGGTCGCGCCGGCCGAGGCCGATGTCGTCGTGCTGGCGCCGGCCCGGCTCGACCCGCAGAGCCTGGCGCCGCGACGGCGGGCGGCCCGCCCGGCGATACTCGTGACCAACCGGATCGGCGAGTCCGACCTGGTCAACCTGGTCGAATCCCGGATATCGGCGGTGCTGCCGCGGGTCGCGGCGACCGATCACCGGCTGCTAGACGCCATCGCGTCGGTGACCGCACGCCAGGGCGCCGCGCCGGACGATCTGCTCGCCGAGTTGGTGGCCCGCGCCGAGCACCTGCGGCACGAGGTGTTGGAGGCGCGCGGCCTGCGCATCGGCGACCTGGCGCCGCGTGAGGTGGACGTGCTGCGGCTGATGGCCGACGGCCTGGACACGGCCGAGATCGCGGAGAAGCTGTGCTACTCGCAGCGGACCGTGAAGAACATCATCCACGGCGTCAACAGCCGCCTGGGGCTGCGCAACCGGCAGCACGCGGTGGCGTTCGCCATGCGGACCGGCGTCATCTGA